From a single Eleginops maclovinus isolate JMC-PN-2008 ecotype Puerto Natales chromosome 18, JC_Emac_rtc_rv5, whole genome shotgun sequence genomic region:
- the tmprss4a gene encoding transmembrane protease serine 4a isoform X2: MTAPKPQKEKASKRKTIILTVLVVVVLLGILVTAAYFIKQLIDSKYFFCKSSVKFIPIEKACDGNSDCSGGEDEITCLSSFKVNTTFPVRLITDQKVLQVYSPGPGWRSVCSDDWTGVHTQTACKQLGYTFNPQSKGVTVDTLLSTLKTGPFTAIRPGTTKTPIHQATIDRTVCKSGSVVSLSCSDCGQVGNQDRIVGGSDALIDDWPWQVSLQQGGQHTCGGSLVSPRWVVTAAHCFTGSKKELSRWRVVSGQTYMGTLGGSYVDRIILNGNYDPARNDYDIAMMRLSSPISVAVNRKPVCLPPKAFRLPSQAPMAVTGWGYLEENGNVSPLLQKATIPLIDWLKCASPTMYGSSITQRMMCAGFLDGGVDACQGDSGGPLVYFTSSHWHLVGVVSWGVGCARERRPGVYTNVEEMLNWIHTVVEKNP, from the exons ATGACGGCTCCAAAGCCTCAGAAAGAGAAGGCGTCTAAGAGGAAAACAATAATTCTGACTGTCCTGGTAGTTGTGGTGTTACTGGGCATACTGGTCACTGCAGCATACTTTA TTAAGCAGCTGATTGACAGCAAGTATTTCTTCTGCAAGAGTTCAGTGAAGTTTATCCCGATAGAAAAGGCCTGTGACGGGAATAGTGACTGTTCTGGAGGAGAGGATGAAATTACATGTCTATCAAGCTTTAAGGTCAACACTACCTTTCCAG TGCGGCTCATAACAGATCAGAAGGTACTGCAGGTCTACAGTCCTGGCCCAGGTTGGCGGAGTGTGTGTAGCGATGACTGGACTGgggtacacacacagacagcatgTAAACAACTGGGATACACATT TAACCCTCAAAGCAAAGGTGTCACAGTGGACACTTTGTTGTCAACTCTGAAAACTGGACCATTCACAGCTATCAGGCCTGGGACTACAAAAACACCCATTCATCAGGCTACTATAGATCG CACTGTATGCAAATCCGGATCTGTGGTTTCTTTGTCCTGTTCAG ACTGTGGACAGGTGGGCAATCAGGACCGTATTGTTGGGGGTTCGGATGCTTTGATTGATGACTGGCCCTGGCAGGTTAGCTTGCAGCAAGGAGGCCAACACACATGTGGAGGCTCACTGGTGTCCCCACGTTGGGTTGTCACTGCCGCCCATTGCTTCACTGG CAGTAAAAAGGAGCTCAGTCGCTGGAGAGTGGTGTCAGGCCAGACATACATGGGCACTCTAGGAGGTTCTTATGTGGACAGAATCATATTAAATGGAAACTACGATCCTGCACGAAATGACTACGACATTGCAATGATGAGACTCAGCAGCCCGATATCAGTGGCAG TGAACCGCAAACCAGTTTGTCTACCTCCTAAAGCCTTTCGCCTTCCTTCGCAAGCCCCCATGGCTGTGACTGGCTGGGGATACCTGGAGGAAAATG GTAATGTTTCTCCTTTACTTCAGAAGGCCACTATTCCTCTGATAGACTGGCTGAAGTGCGCCAGCCCCACAATGTATGGGAGTTCAATAACCCAAAGGATGATGTGTGCTGGTTTCCTGGATGGGGGAGTGGATGCCTGCCAG GGGGACAGTGGGGGTCCTTTGGTGTATTTCACTTCCTCTCATTGGCATCTGGTTGGAGTGGTGAGCTGGGGTGTGGGCTGTGCCCGGGAGAGAAGGCCAGGTGTCTACACCAATGTCGAAGAGATGCTAAACTGGATTCATACAGTAGTTGAG aaaaacccctga
- the mre11a gene encoding double-strand break repair protein MRE11 isoform X2, which yields MSSDTTLDDDDTFKILIATDIHLGYLEKDAIRGNDSFTTLEEILKCAKTNQVDFILLGGDLFHENKPSRRCLHSCITMLRRYCMGDKPINFNILSDQTVNFNTTQFPWVNYQDENLNISIPVFSIHGNHDDPTGAEGLCALDLISASGLVNHFGHSHSVEKIEISPILMQKGITKLALFGLGSIPDERLYRMFVNNQVTMLRPKEDQDEWFNLFTIHQNRSKHGPTNYIPEQFLDDFIDLVVWGHEHECLIAPTRNEQQLFYVTQPGSSVATSLSPGEAIKKHVGLLRVKGRKMNMQKIPLKTVRQFFIQDVVLADYQDIFTPETPQVTKKMEDLCYAKVTEMLEQAERERLGCPLTPEKPLIRLRVDYSGGFEPFNTSRFSQKFVDRVANLKDVIHFLRHREQREDNKDEVNVDYGKLLKTTAVEGLRVEDLVKQYFEATEQNVQLSLLTEHGMGKAIQEFVDKDEKDAIEELITYQLEKTQLHLQARGVTTEQDIDLEIQRFRDSKKNTTEEENEIKEAINRAKAHRLERGDEPVDIGDLAMESDEDMAPLAAPTRGRGRGARGRGSRGRGRGATASEPKPAGRSRSQKSSTATQSRSIMQAFQAPSQRSTRPGANNSYAEEMTIDDSDEDIPAMKTTRPPPRPASSSSSFTKFSSQSQSQSTKGVAFDDSDDDEDNPFKGPSRSRR from the exons ATGTCCTCAGACACCACATT GGATGATGATGATACTTTTAAGATCCTTATTGCTACAGATATTCATCTCGGTTACCTCGAGAAGGATGCTATCCGTGGCAATGACTCTTTTACCACACTTGAGGAAATCTTAAAATGTGCCAAGACAAATCAG GTGGATTTCATCCTGCTGGGTGGGGATTTGTTCCATGAGAACAAGCCGTCACGACGATGCCTCCACAGCTGCATCACTATGCTTCGACGATACTGCATGGGAGACAAACCCATAAACTTCAACATTCTCAGTGATCAGACTGTAAACTTTAACACAACCCA GTTTCCATGGGTTAACTATCAGGATGAAAACCTGAACATCTCTATTCCTGTGTTCAGCATTCACGGTAATCATGATGACCCAACTGGG GCTGAAGGCTTGTGTGCGTTGGATCTGATAAGTGCTTCTGGTCTTGTCAATCACTTTGGTCATTCCCATTCAGTGGAAAAGATTGAGATTAGTCCCATCCTCATGCAGAAAGGAATCACCAAGTTAGCCCTATTTGGTCTTG GCTCTATCCCAGATGAGCGCTTGTACAGGATGTTCGTCAACAACCAGGTAACCATGCTTCGCCCCAAAGAAGACCAAGATGAGTGGTTTAATCTCTTCACCATCCACCAGAAcag gAGTAAGCACGGTCCCACTAACTACATCCCTGAGCAGTTCCTGGATGACTTTATTGACTTGGTGGTGTGGGGCCACGAGCATGAGTGTTTGATTGCTCCCACCAGAAATGAACAGCAGCTCTTCTACGTGACACAGCCTGGCAGCTCTGTAGCCACCTCTCTTTCCCCTGGAGAGGCGATCAAGAA ACACGTAGGGCTGCTGAGGGTAAAGGGTCGCAAGATGAACATGCAAAAGATACCCCTTAAGACGGTGCGCCAGTTCTTCATCCAAGACGTGGTGCTGGCGGACTACCAAGACATCTTCACACCGGAAACACCCCAGGTCACAAAGAAGATGGAGGACTTGTGCTATGCAAAG GTCACAGAGATGTTAGAACaagcagaaagagaaaggcTTGGTTGTCCGCTCACACCAGAGAAACCCCTTATTCGTCTGAGA GTGGACTATAGCGGGGGCTTTGAACCGTTCAACACTTCTCGCTTCAGTCAGAAGTTTGTGGACCGTGTAGCCAACCTAAAAGACGTCATTCACTTTCTCAGGCACCGCGAACAGAGGGAGGATAACAAag ATGAGGTCAATGTTGATTACGGCAAACTGTTAAAAACCACAGCAGTTGAGGGTCTAAGGGTGGAGGATCTGGTTAAACAGTACTTTGAGGCAACCGAACAG AACGTGCAGCTGTCCCTCCTGACCGAGCACGGCATGGGGAAGGCAATTCAGGAGTTTGTGGACAAAGATGAGAAGGACGCCATTGAGGAGCTGATTACCTACCAGTTAGAGAAGACACAGCTGCACCTCCAAGCCAGAGGAGTGACCACGGAGCAGGATATAGACctggag atccAGCGGTTCAGAGACTCCAAAAAGAACACAACCGAGGAAGAGAATGAAATCAAAGAA GCTATCAACAGAGCTAAAGCTCACCGTTTGGAGCGTGGGGATGAGCCTGTAGATATCGGTGATCTTGCTATGGAATCTGATGAAGACATGGCCCCATTAGCTGCCCCGACGCGAGGCAGAGGGCGAGGCGCGAGGGGGCGGGGGAGCCGGGGAAGGGGCAGAG GTGCAACTGCCTCTGAACCAAAGCCAGCTGGTCGGAGCAGATCCCAGAAATCTtcaacagcaacacaaagcAGGAGTATTATGCAAG CATTTCAAGCTCCATCACAGAGATCAACTCGACCTGGAGCCAACAATTCCTATGCAGAAGAA ATGACCATTGACGACTCGGATGAAGATATTCCTGCAATGAAAACTACCCGCCCTCCTCCAAG ACCAGCATCATCGTCTTCATCTTTCACCAAGTTCAGCTCTCAGAGCCAGAGCCAGTCGACTAAAGGAGTGGCATTTGatgacagtgatgatgatgag GATAACCCATTCAAAGGTCCCAGTCGTTCACGGAGATAA
- the mre11a gene encoding double-strand break repair protein MRE11 isoform X1 — protein MSSDTTLDDDDTFKILIATDIHLGYLEKDAIRGNDSFTTLEEILKCAKTNQVDFILLGGDLFHENKPSRRCLHSCITMLRRYCMGDKPINFNILSDQTVNFNTTQFPWVNYQDENLNISIPVFSIHGNHDDPTGAEGLCALDLISASGLVNHFGHSHSVEKIEISPILMQKGITKLALFGLGSIPDERLYRMFVNNQVTMLRPKEDQDEWFNLFTIHQNRSKHGPTNYIPEQFLDDFIDLVVWGHEHECLIAPTRNEQQLFYVTQPGSSVATSLSPGEAIKKHVGLLRVKGRKMNMQKIPLKTVRQFFIQDVVLADYQDIFTPETPQVTKKMEDLCYAKVTEMLEQAERERLGCPLTPEKPLIRLRVDYSGGFEPFNTSRFSQKFVDRVANLKDVIHFLRHREQREDNKDEVNVDYGKLLKTTAVEGLRVEDLVKQYFEATEQNVQLSLLTEHGMGKAIQEFVDKDEKDAIEELITYQLEKTQLHLQARGVTTEQDIDLEIQRFRDSKKNTTEEENEIKEAINRAKAHRLERGDEPVDIGDLAMESDEDMAPLAAPTRGRGRGARGRGSRGRGRGATASEPKPAGRSRSQKSSTATQSRSIMQGEGVSFQAPSQRSTRPGANNSYAEEMTIDDSDEDIPAMKTTRPPPRPASSSSSFTKFSSQSQSQSTKGVAFDDSDDDEDNPFKGPSRSRR, from the exons ATGTCCTCAGACACCACATT GGATGATGATGATACTTTTAAGATCCTTATTGCTACAGATATTCATCTCGGTTACCTCGAGAAGGATGCTATCCGTGGCAATGACTCTTTTACCACACTTGAGGAAATCTTAAAATGTGCCAAGACAAATCAG GTGGATTTCATCCTGCTGGGTGGGGATTTGTTCCATGAGAACAAGCCGTCACGACGATGCCTCCACAGCTGCATCACTATGCTTCGACGATACTGCATGGGAGACAAACCCATAAACTTCAACATTCTCAGTGATCAGACTGTAAACTTTAACACAACCCA GTTTCCATGGGTTAACTATCAGGATGAAAACCTGAACATCTCTATTCCTGTGTTCAGCATTCACGGTAATCATGATGACCCAACTGGG GCTGAAGGCTTGTGTGCGTTGGATCTGATAAGTGCTTCTGGTCTTGTCAATCACTTTGGTCATTCCCATTCAGTGGAAAAGATTGAGATTAGTCCCATCCTCATGCAGAAAGGAATCACCAAGTTAGCCCTATTTGGTCTTG GCTCTATCCCAGATGAGCGCTTGTACAGGATGTTCGTCAACAACCAGGTAACCATGCTTCGCCCCAAAGAAGACCAAGATGAGTGGTTTAATCTCTTCACCATCCACCAGAAcag gAGTAAGCACGGTCCCACTAACTACATCCCTGAGCAGTTCCTGGATGACTTTATTGACTTGGTGGTGTGGGGCCACGAGCATGAGTGTTTGATTGCTCCCACCAGAAATGAACAGCAGCTCTTCTACGTGACACAGCCTGGCAGCTCTGTAGCCACCTCTCTTTCCCCTGGAGAGGCGATCAAGAA ACACGTAGGGCTGCTGAGGGTAAAGGGTCGCAAGATGAACATGCAAAAGATACCCCTTAAGACGGTGCGCCAGTTCTTCATCCAAGACGTGGTGCTGGCGGACTACCAAGACATCTTCACACCGGAAACACCCCAGGTCACAAAGAAGATGGAGGACTTGTGCTATGCAAAG GTCACAGAGATGTTAGAACaagcagaaagagaaaggcTTGGTTGTCCGCTCACACCAGAGAAACCCCTTATTCGTCTGAGA GTGGACTATAGCGGGGGCTTTGAACCGTTCAACACTTCTCGCTTCAGTCAGAAGTTTGTGGACCGTGTAGCCAACCTAAAAGACGTCATTCACTTTCTCAGGCACCGCGAACAGAGGGAGGATAACAAag ATGAGGTCAATGTTGATTACGGCAAACTGTTAAAAACCACAGCAGTTGAGGGTCTAAGGGTGGAGGATCTGGTTAAACAGTACTTTGAGGCAACCGAACAG AACGTGCAGCTGTCCCTCCTGACCGAGCACGGCATGGGGAAGGCAATTCAGGAGTTTGTGGACAAAGATGAGAAGGACGCCATTGAGGAGCTGATTACCTACCAGTTAGAGAAGACACAGCTGCACCTCCAAGCCAGAGGAGTGACCACGGAGCAGGATATAGACctggag atccAGCGGTTCAGAGACTCCAAAAAGAACACAACCGAGGAAGAGAATGAAATCAAAGAA GCTATCAACAGAGCTAAAGCTCACCGTTTGGAGCGTGGGGATGAGCCTGTAGATATCGGTGATCTTGCTATGGAATCTGATGAAGACATGGCCCCATTAGCTGCCCCGACGCGAGGCAGAGGGCGAGGCGCGAGGGGGCGGGGGAGCCGGGGAAGGGGCAGAG GTGCAACTGCCTCTGAACCAAAGCCAGCTGGTCGGAGCAGATCCCAGAAATCTtcaacagcaacacaaagcAGGAGTATTATGCAAGGtgaaggagtgt CATTTCAAGCTCCATCACAGAGATCAACTCGACCTGGAGCCAACAATTCCTATGCAGAAGAA ATGACCATTGACGACTCGGATGAAGATATTCCTGCAATGAAAACTACCCGCCCTCCTCCAAG ACCAGCATCATCGTCTTCATCTTTCACCAAGTTCAGCTCTCAGAGCCAGAGCCAGTCGACTAAAGGAGTGGCATTTGatgacagtgatgatgatgag GATAACCCATTCAAAGGTCCCAGTCGTTCACGGAGATAA
- the tmprss4a gene encoding transmembrane protease serine 4a isoform X1 produces the protein MWTTAQVPEDSSRPLNITQQVVPRPGRHRKPMTAPKPQKEKASKRKTIILTVLVVVVLLGILVTAAYFIKQLIDSKYFFCKSSVKFIPIEKACDGNSDCSGGEDEITCLSSFKVNTTFPVRLITDQKVLQVYSPGPGWRSVCSDDWTGVHTQTACKQLGYTFNPQSKGVTVDTLLSTLKTGPFTAIRPGTTKTPIHQATIDRTVCKSGSVVSLSCSDCGQVGNQDRIVGGSDALIDDWPWQVSLQQGGQHTCGGSLVSPRWVVTAAHCFTGSKKELSRWRVVSGQTYMGTLGGSYVDRIILNGNYDPARNDYDIAMMRLSSPISVAVNRKPVCLPPKAFRLPSQAPMAVTGWGYLEENGNVSPLLQKATIPLIDWLKCASPTMYGSSITQRMMCAGFLDGGVDACQGDSGGPLVYFTSSHWHLVGVVSWGVGCARERRPGVYTNVEEMLNWIHTVVEKNP, from the exons ATGTGG ACAACTGCCCAGGTACCTGAGGACAGCAGTAGACCGTTGAATATCACACAGCAAG tGGTTCCGCGGCCAGGCCGCCACAGAAAGCCCATGACGGCTCCAAAGCCTCAGAAAGAGAAGGCGTCTAAGAGGAAAACAATAATTCTGACTGTCCTGGTAGTTGTGGTGTTACTGGGCATACTGGTCACTGCAGCATACTTTA TTAAGCAGCTGATTGACAGCAAGTATTTCTTCTGCAAGAGTTCAGTGAAGTTTATCCCGATAGAAAAGGCCTGTGACGGGAATAGTGACTGTTCTGGAGGAGAGGATGAAATTACATGTCTATCAAGCTTTAAGGTCAACACTACCTTTCCAG TGCGGCTCATAACAGATCAGAAGGTACTGCAGGTCTACAGTCCTGGCCCAGGTTGGCGGAGTGTGTGTAGCGATGACTGGACTGgggtacacacacagacagcatgTAAACAACTGGGATACACATT TAACCCTCAAAGCAAAGGTGTCACAGTGGACACTTTGTTGTCAACTCTGAAAACTGGACCATTCACAGCTATCAGGCCTGGGACTACAAAAACACCCATTCATCAGGCTACTATAGATCG CACTGTATGCAAATCCGGATCTGTGGTTTCTTTGTCCTGTTCAG ACTGTGGACAGGTGGGCAATCAGGACCGTATTGTTGGGGGTTCGGATGCTTTGATTGATGACTGGCCCTGGCAGGTTAGCTTGCAGCAAGGAGGCCAACACACATGTGGAGGCTCACTGGTGTCCCCACGTTGGGTTGTCACTGCCGCCCATTGCTTCACTGG CAGTAAAAAGGAGCTCAGTCGCTGGAGAGTGGTGTCAGGCCAGACATACATGGGCACTCTAGGAGGTTCTTATGTGGACAGAATCATATTAAATGGAAACTACGATCCTGCACGAAATGACTACGACATTGCAATGATGAGACTCAGCAGCCCGATATCAGTGGCAG TGAACCGCAAACCAGTTTGTCTACCTCCTAAAGCCTTTCGCCTTCCTTCGCAAGCCCCCATGGCTGTGACTGGCTGGGGATACCTGGAGGAAAATG GTAATGTTTCTCCTTTACTTCAGAAGGCCACTATTCCTCTGATAGACTGGCTGAAGTGCGCCAGCCCCACAATGTATGGGAGTTCAATAACCCAAAGGATGATGTGTGCTGGTTTCCTGGATGGGGGAGTGGATGCCTGCCAG GGGGACAGTGGGGGTCCTTTGGTGTATTTCACTTCCTCTCATTGGCATCTGGTTGGAGTGGTGAGCTGGGGTGTGGGCTGTGCCCGGGAGAGAAGGCCAGGTGTCTACACCAATGTCGAAGAGATGCTAAACTGGATTCATACAGTAGTTGAG aaaaacccctga
- the il10ra gene encoding interleukin-10 receptor subunit alpha — translation MIITLQLPDMDIYDNKMFVFLILYLNLVSGLVLPQPENVIVNISEGEVKVHWKHPVDAPPNPHYNVQMSKYTEQWSIVAGCTGIKETNCDLSSLIHDYRASYKVRVQLVVGDNMSLWTHKKFLLNTGQLQPPSFNLWATSSTIKVYIHQKPILKELFPYGVTYTMYLEETGQDKKNTTAYLDDNVAEDQRTKTFRSLHWGREYCVSIKVEAIGALPSSGVSPKQCLLLPEQEWFIIAVSSLSILGVLAIIAIMVTILLCYLKGREKTPAALKSPVSGWLPLSVREGTVEVVTDKAWFLSSYRTEVETCVKDPMTHVTVTEDDGEEERRTSMDSGVSMESNSVTNNEGSPPMRQDDSGCGSLGGPESSTSCQADYPLQDERTVTNTRKREDSGVGLGCQVDISSINLDGQDRGSLKVAGSNYRGQGPCAVQINVCDEQEVFKQMLPDLVLADVVTGYRAGPQSCICSGAGQCTWCHKQGHYEAEVIKQYRAVCFEHGQVSNKCNFVDSYKGGLTFSRYHKKTQMDTVIVDDLDTTLIQMGKTFPLLTTLLPLSSVDEVQDFNMNNVSLSLCDVQLTTE, via the exons ATGATAATAACTCTCCAGCTACCAGACATGGATATATACGATAACAAAATGTTTGTCTTCCTGATTTTATACCTCAATCTTGTGTCAG GACTGGTCCTCCCTCAGCCTGAAAATGTGATCGTGAACATTTCAGAAGGGGAGGTTAAAGTACATTGGAAACATCCTGTGGACGCTCCCCCAAACCCCCACTACAATGTACAAATGTCAAA GTACACTGAGCAATGGTCCATCGTAGCTGGCTGCACAGGGATCAAAGAAACCAACTGTGACCTAAGCAGCCTTATACATGACTACCGCGCTTCCTATAAGGTCAGAGTTCAGCTGGTTGTAGGAGATAACATGTCTTTGTGGACACATAAGAAATTCCTCCTAAATACAG GTCAACTGCAGCCACCCTCCTTCAATTTGTGGGCGACTTCCAGCACTATCAAAGTTTATATTCACCAAAAACCCATTCTGAAAGAACTCTTTCCTTATGGGGTCACCTACACCATGTACCTGGAGGAGACAGGACAAGACAAAAAG AATACCACAGCATACCTGGACGATAACGTGGCTGAGGATCAGAGGACTAAGACTTTCAGATCCCTCCACTGGGGGAGAGAGTACTGTGTCAGCATCAAGGTCGAGGCCATTGGAGCTCTGCCCAGCAGCGGGGTGTCCCCAAAACAGTGTCTGCTGCTACCAGAGCAAG AGTGGTTCATAATTGCTGTATCATCCTTATCGATTCTGGGTGTGTTGGCCATCATTGCGATCATGGTAACCATCCTCTTGTGCTACCTCAAAGGTCGAGAGAAAACACCTGCTGCATTG AAATCCCCTGTGAGTGGCTGGCTTCCACTTTCCGTTCGAGAAGGGACAGTAGAGGTTGTTACAGACAAAGCATGGTTCCTGTCCAGCTACAGAACAGAAGTAGAGACCTGTGTCAAAGATCCGATGACACATGTTACGGTAACAGAGGacgatggagaggaggagaggaggactaGCATGGACAGCGGAGTCAGCATGGAGTCCAACTCTGTAACAAACAACGAGGGAAGTCCTCCAATGAGACAAGATGACAGTGGCTGTGGCAGCTTGGGAGGACCAGAGAGCTCCACAAGCTGTCAGGCAGATTACCCCCTGCAGGATGAGAGGACTGTTACCAACACTAGGAAGAGGGAGGATAGTGGGGTGGGGCTGGGCTGCCAGGTGGATATATCTTCCATAAACCTAGATGGACAGGACAGGGGGTCTCTAAAGGTGGCTGGGAGTAATTATCGCGGTCAGGGCCCCTGTGCTGTGCAGATTAATGTCTGTGATGAGCAGGAGGTGTTTAAACAGATGCTACCTGACTTGGTTTTGGCTGATGTGGTGACAGGTTACAGGGCTGGGCCTCAATCGTGTATCTGCTCAGGAGCAGGTCAGTGCACCTGGTGCCATAAACAAGGCCATTATGAAGCCGAAGTCATCAAACAATacagagctgtgtgttttgAACATGGACAAGTGAGcaacaaatgtaattttgtgGACTCTTACAAAGGGGGGCTTACATTTTCAAGatatcacaaaaaaacacaaatggacACTGTTATAGTGGATGATTTAGATACAACTTTAATACAAATGGGGAAGACTTTCCCTTTGCTAACAACTCTATTACCGCTTTCCTCAGTGGACGAAGTACAGGACTTCAATATGAACAATgtgtcactctctctctgtgacgTACAGCTGACGACTGAGTGA